A part of Tachysurus vachellii isolate PV-2020 chromosome 4, HZAU_Pvac_v1, whole genome shotgun sequence genomic DNA contains:
- the ackr3b gene encoding atypical chemokine receptor 3b translates to MSVNMNELTELLDILKEQNFSFLEENGSRVETMVCLSAFSHNAMLYSLSILYVFIFIIGLAANTLVVWVNIRASRERHETHLYILNLAIADLCVVATLPISISSLLQHGHWPFGDGMCKITHLIFSVNLFSSIFFLTCMSVDRYLSVARFGDLAGHNKRRWIRQVICVGIWVLALLAALPETYFLQAVKSTHSDITVCKSMYPAEKLHEWTVGVQLSFIILGFAIPFPVIAVFYALLARVISSSADQERNASRRLVFTYIVVFLVCWLPYHGTLLLDTLSLLNTLSLSCIQENALYVALHVTQCLSLLHCCVNPVVYNFINRNYRYDLMKAFIFKYSTKSGLAKLIDVTRASETEYSAVESQAPL, encoded by the coding sequence ATGAGTGTGAACATGAACGAACTGACGGAGCTGCTGGACATTTTGAAAGAGCAGAACTTCTCCTTCCTCGAGGAGAACGGCTCCCGAGTGGAGACGATGGTGTGCCTAAGTGCCTTCAGCCATAACGCCATGCTCTACTCCCTCTCTATCCTTTACgtgttcatcttcatcatcgGCCTGGCAGCTAACACACTGGTGGTGTGGGTGAACATTCGCGCCAGCCGTGAGCGCCACGAGACACACTTGTACATCCTCAACCTGGCCATCGCTGACCTGTGTGTAGTGGCGACGCTGCCAATATCCATCAGCTCACTTCTGCAGCATGGCCACTGGCCTTTTGGCGATGGCATGTGTAAGATCACACATCTCATCTTCAGCGTCAACCTCTTCAGCAGCATCTTCTTTCTCACCTGCATGAGTGTGGACCGCTACCTCTCCGTGGCTCGTTTCGGGGACTTAGCAGGACACAATAAGAGAAGATGGATAAGGCAGGTCATCTGTGTGGGAATATGGGTGTTGGCACTGCTCGCTGCCCTGCCTGAGACTTACTTTCTACAGGCCGTCAAGTCCACGCACTCAGATATAACCGTGTGCAAATCCATGTATCCAGCCGAGAAGTTGCACGAGTGGACTGTAGGTGTTCAGCTGAGCTTCATTATCCTTGGTTTTGCAATTCCATTTCCTGTTATTGCTGTATTCTACGCCCTCCTAGCCAGGGTGATCAGCTCCTCAGCGGATCAGGAGCGCAATGCTAGCCGGCGCCTTGTCTTCACCTACATAGTGGTATTTCTGGTATGCTGGCTACCCTACCATGGCACGCTACTTCTAGACACTCTGTCACTTCTCAACACACTGTCACTGAGCTGCATCCAGGAGAATGCGCTGTACGTAGCATTGCATGTTACACAGTGTCTCTCGCTGCTACACTGCTGTGTTAACCCGGTCGTATACAACTTCATCAACCGCAACTACCGCTATGACCTCATGAAGGCCTTCATCTTTAAGTATTCCACCAAAAGTGGCCTGGCCAAACTAATTGACGTGACTCGTGCCTCTGAGACCGAATACTCTGCTGTTGAGAGCCAGGCCCCTCTGTGA